A genome region from Nicotiana tabacum cultivar K326 chromosome 13, ASM71507v2, whole genome shotgun sequence includes the following:
- the LOC107823989 gene encoding cell number regulator 6, which produces MAEGGIESRYVKLTKDQAPLEEDIKPGELNQPIHVPQLVVHKCNECGQVLPESFEPPADEPWTSGIFGCAEDKDSCWTGFFCPCILFGRNVESLREDTPWSTPCVCHAIFVEGGIACAAATAAFHGIDPSTSFLIGEGLLFGWWMCGIYTGLFRQSLQKKYHLKNSPCDPCMVHCCLHWCALCQEHREMKSRLSDNAAMPMTIVNPPPVQEMNSAIDNRESVPSSSEQTNLEMQAL; this is translated from the exons ATGGCGGAAGGAGGAATTGAGTCAAGGTATGTAAAGTTAACAAAAGATCAAGCACCTCTTGAAGAAGATATTAAGCCTGGGGAACTCAATCAACCCATTCATGTCCCTCAG CTAGTCGTTCACAAGTGCAATGAATGTGGACAAGTTTTACCTGAAAGTTTTGAGCCTCCTGCAGATGAGCCTTGGACAAGTGGGATTTTTGGATGTGCGGAGGACAAAGATAGTT GCTGGACGGGATTTTTCTGCCCGTGCATCTTGTTTGGGCGTAATGTCGAGAGCCTGAGAGAAGATACTCCTTGGTCTACCCCTTGTGTTTGTCATGCCATTTTTGTTGAGGGTGGCATTGCTTGTGCAGCTGCAACAGCAGCATTTCATGGTATTGATCCAAGTACATCGTTCCTCATTGGTGAAGGCTTGTTATTTGGTTGGTGGATGTGTGGAATATATACTGGCCTTTTCCGGCAGTCACTGCAGAAGAAGTATCATCTCAAG AATTCTCCGTGTGATCCTTGCATGGTGCATTGCTGCTTGCACTGGTGTGCCTTGTGCCAGGAGCATAGGGAAATGAAAAGCCGTCTGTCAGATAATGCTGCTATGCCAATGACAATAGTCAATCCTCCCCCTGTCCAGGAGATGAATTCTGCTATTGACAACCGTGAATCTGTACCAAGTAGCTCCGAACAAACCAACCTCGAGATGCAAGCTCTGTGA
- the LOC107774285 gene encoding structural maintenance of chromosomes protein 6B: MEDRVPATGMPKRLEAGIISKIRLENFMCHSNLEIDFGDSVNFITGQNGSGKSAILTALCVAFGSRARGTQRANTLKDFIKTGCSHALVHVEIKNRGEDAFKAETYGDLIIVERRISESTGSIVLKNYQGKKVAAKREELQELIVHFNIDVENPCVIMSQDKSREFLHSGNAKDKFKFFFKATLLQQVEDLLIGIQVQLKNANELVAELEKSISPIVKELDELQVKIRNMEHIEEISHQVDLLKKKLAWAWVYSVDRQLQDKSKRIEELKGRIPTCQSRIDQHLRKMEELNDQLAKKKAQIAHLMEKTSEVRRMTEELKHSLSSATKEKLELEEEWRRRGNYIQKMAKRVKMLEQQIHDVDEQNIRNTQAEEHDMEVKLEEFQAEVDKANVVFQRLKNEEVTLIEKINQAKEQISNIVHEIEENDKKDRDIRSRIRELQLHKSNKVTAFGGGRVMGLLEVIERHHRKFQRAPIGPIGAHVTLVDGDKWGIAIESAIGSLLNGFIVTDHKDSLLLRACAREANYNNLQIIIYEFSRPRLNIPDHMLPRTHHPTAISVLRSDNPTVLNVLIDVGNAERQVLVKDYDAGKAVAFEQRISNLKEVYTSDGYKMFSRGSVQTILPPMKNVRSGHLSGSYDNLIKTLESEASEAQMKARQTRGMKRSIDEELQGLQDNLQSAKKRRHDAERVLRSKEFRLQDFKKSYLAESSSTAVSTVDELHVEQSKIRDEIHERENSLEELQVRLNEADTKANDVKISFENLCESAKVEIGALEEAERELMMIDKDLKDAELKKNHYEDVMSKKVLSQLKGAEEEYQELEHNRRESYKKASIICPEGEIETVGGCDGSTPEQLSAQLTRLSQRLQQESRRHPESIEDLRMLYNKKERKILRKQQMYKAFREKLGACHKALELRWSKFQRNATLLKRQLTWQFNGHLGKKGISGHIKVCYEEKTLSIEVKMPQDSSSSSVRDTRGLSGGERSFSTLCFALALHEMTEAPFRAMDEFDVFMDAVSRKISLDAVVDFALAQGSQWIFITPHDISMVKQDERVKKQQMAAPRA; this comes from the exons GTGGGAAAAGTGCTATACTGACAGCATTATGTGTGGCATTTGGGAGCCGCGCTAGAGGCACACAAAGGGCCAATACACTAAAGGATTTTATAAAGACAGGCTGCAG CCATGCCCTTGTTCACGTGGAAATAAAAAACCGAGGAGAGGATGCTTTCAAGGCAGAAACTTATGGTGACCTCATAATTGTAGAGCGCAGGATCTCAGAGTCTACCGGTTCTATCGTTCTAAAGAATTACCAAG GTAAAAAGGTGGCTGCCAAAAGAGAGGAACTCCAAGAACTTATAGTTCATTTCAAT ATTGACGTGGAAAATCCATGTGTAATAATGAGTCAAGATAAAAGCAGGGAATTCTTACATTCCGGAAATGCCAAAGACAAGTTCAAG TTCTTTTTCAAGGCAACACTACTTCAGCAAGTGGAAGATCTTCTGATTGGTATTCAGGTTCAATTGAAAAACGCAAATGAACTAGTTGCTGAACTGGAGAAATCAATAAGTCCTATAGTGAAAGAACTTGATGAGTTGCAAGTAAAGATTAGAAACATGGAACATATAGAGGAGATTTCTCATCAGGTAGACTTGTTGAAGAAGAAATTGGCATGGGCATGGGTATACAGTGTAGACAGGCAGTTACAAGATAAAAGTAAACGGATTGAGGAGTTGAAAGGACGGATTCCCACATGTCAATCTCGAATAGATCAGCATCTT AGGAAGATGGAGGAATTGAACGATCAGTTGGCCAAGAAGAAAGCTCAAATTGCTCATTTGATGGAAAAGACATCTGAGGTGAGGAGGATGACAGAAGAGTTGAAGCATAGTCTTTCTTCG GCTACAAAGGAAAAGCTTGAGCTGGAGGAGGAGTGGCGTCGTAGAGGTAATTACATCCAAAAGATGGCAAAACGGGTCAAGATGCTTGAACAACAAATACATGATGTGGATGAGCAGAATATTAGAAATACACAG GCCGAAGAACATGATATGGAGGTGAAGCTGGAGGAGTTCCAAGCTGAGGTTGATAAGGCTAATGTTGTATTTCAAAG GTTGAAGAATGAAGAAGTTACCTTAATTGAGAAAATCAATCAGGCGAAGGAACAGATAAGCAATATCGTTCATGAG ATTGAAGAGAATGACAAGAAGGATCGTGACATACGCTCTCGCATTCGTGAGCTTCAACTTCATAAAAGCAACAAG GTTACAGCCTTTGGAGGAGGTAGAGTGATGGGCCTTCTGGAGGTGATTGAAAGACATCATAGAAAGTTCCAGAGGGCGCCGATTGGTCCAATAGGTGCTCATGTG ACCTTGGTTGATGGTGACAAATGGGGTATTGCTATTGAAAGTGCCATTGGCTCGCTGCTTAACGGTTTTATTGTAACGGATCATAAGGATTCCCTTTTATTAAGAGCTTGTGCAAGGGAAGCGAATTATAATAACTTACAGATTATCATTTATGAGTTCTCTAGACCAAG GTTGAACATTCCCGATCACATGCTTCCCCGGACTCATCATCCAACTGCAATTTCGGTCCTACGTTCTGACAATCCTACCGTACTAAATGTCTTGATTGATGTG GGTAATGCTGAGAGGCAAGTACTTGTTAAAGACTATGATGCTGGAAAAGCAGTTgcttttgagcaaaggatttCAAATTTGAAGGAGGTTTACACTTCTGATGGGTACAAAAT GTTTTCTCGGGGTTCAGTCCAAACTATTCTTCCACCAATGAAGAATGTGAGGAGTGGACATCTTTCTGGTTCATATGACAATCTAATTAAAACTCTAGAAAGCGAAGCATCCGAGGCACAGATGAAAGCTCGACAAACCAGGGGTATGAAGAGGAGTATTGATGAAGAGCTTCAAGGACTCCAAGATAATTTGCAAAGCGCTAAG AAGAGGCGCCATGATGCAGAGCGCGTTTTGAGGTCCAAGGAGTTTCGCTTGCAAGATTTTAAAAAGTCATATCTTGCAGAATCTAGCTCCACCGCTGTATCAACAGTAGATGAGCTTCACGTCGAGCAGTCG AAAATCCGTGATGAGATACATGAAAGAGAAAATTCATTGGAAGAGCTTCAAGTGAGGCTGAATGAAGCCGACACCAAAGCTAATGATGTCAAAATATCCTTTGAAAATTTGTGTG AATCAGCAAAAGTGGAAATTGGAGCCTTGGAGGAAGCAGAGCGTGAGTTAATGATGATTGATAAAGATCTAAAAGACGCAGAATTG AAGAAGAATCATTATGAAGATGTAATGAGTAAGAAGGTTCTTTCCCAACTTAAAGGCGCAGAAGAAGAATATCAGGAACTTGAGCACAACCGTAGG GAGAGCTACAAAAAAGCTTCAATCATCTGTCCTGAAGGTGAAATCGAGACTGTAGGAGGCTGTGATGGAAGCACTCCGGAGCAATTAAGCGCCCAATTAACTAGGCTAAGTCAAAGACTTCAGCAAGAGAGTCGGAG ACATCCAGAATCTATTGAGGATCTCCGCATGTTGTACAACAAAAAAGAACGCAAAATTTTAAGAAAGCAGCAAATGTACAAAGCATTTCGCGAGAAACTAGGT GCATGCCATAAAGCCCTCGAGCTACGATGGAGTAAATTCCAAAGAAATGCAACTCTCTTGAAGCGCCAATTAACATGGCA ATTTAATGGCCACTTGGGTAAGAAAGGGATCAGTGGGCACATCAAAGTTTGTTATGAAGAGAAGACCCTTTCGATAGAG GTAAAAATGCCCCAAGATTCATCAAGCAGCAGTGTTCGTGACACACGAGGACTTTCAG GGGGAGAACGTTCTTTCTCAACTTTGTGCTTTGCACTTGCTCTTCATGAGATGACTGAAGCTCCGTTTAGAGCAATGGATGAATTTGATGTATTTATG GATGCCGTTAGCAGAAAAATCAGTCTAGACGCTGTTGTGGATTTTGCATTGGCACAAGGATCACAGTGGATATTTATTACCCCTCATGACATCAG TATGGTGAAGCAGGACGAGAGGGTAAAGAAGCAGCAAATGGCGGCTCCTCGTGCCTGA